One window of the Salvia miltiorrhiza cultivar Shanhuang (shh) chromosome 6, IMPLAD_Smil_shh, whole genome shotgun sequence genome contains the following:
- the LOC130989329 gene encoding auxin transporter-like protein 2: protein MESSDKAAESVVVGSYVEMEAAEGKPSGMKSRISKLFWHGGSAYDAWFSCASNQVAQVLLTLPYSFSQLGMTSGILFQLFYGLLGSWTAYLISILYVEYRTRKEREKVVFRNHVIQWFEVLDGLLGKHWRNVGLAFNCTFLLFGSVIQLIACASNIYYINDNLDKRTWTYIFGACCATTVFIPSFHNYRIWSFLGLIMTTYTAWYLTIASLLHGQVEGVTHSGPTKMVLYFTGATNILYTFGGHAVTVEIMHAMWKPQKFKAIYLLATLYVLTLTLPSASAVYWAFGDLLLNHSNAFSLLPRSTFKDIAVILMLIHQFITFGFACTPLYFVWEKAIGLHECKSLCKRAAARLPVVVPIWFLAIIFPFFGPINSTVGSLLVSFTVYIIPALAHIFTFRSAAARENAVEQPSKYFGRWVGAYLINIFVVVWVLIVGFGFGGWASMTNFIHQIDTFGLFTKCYQCLPQLPPPHSPAPLPHPMPNTTHPPPHHHAL, encoded by the exons atggagTCTTCGGACAAGGCGGCGGAGAGTGTGGTGGTCGGAAGCTACGTGGAAATGGAGGCGGCGGAAGGGAAGCCTTCCGGCATGAAATCAAGAATCTCGAAGCTCTTCTGGCACGGCGGCTCCGCCTACGACGCCTGGTTCAGCTGCGCCTCCAACCAG GTGGCGCAAGTGCTGCTGACGTTGCCCTACTCGTTCTCGCAGCTGGGGATGACGTCAGGAATTCTCTTCCAATTATTTTATGGGTTGCTTGGGAGTTGGACTGCATATCTCATAAGCATTCTCTATGTTGAGTACAGAACTAGAAAGGAGAGGGAGAAAGTTGTCTTTAGAAACCATGTTATTCAG tgGTTTGAAGTTCTTGATGGGCTTCTTGGGAAGCATTGGAGGAATGTGGGCTTGGCATTTAATTGCACCTTCCTCTTGTTCGGATCCGTGATCCAACTCATCGCTTGTGCTAG CAATATCTACTACATAAATGACAACTTGGACAAGAGGACATGGACATACATCTTTGGGGCATGTTGTGCAACAACTGTTTTCATCCCATCATTCCACAACTATAGAATTTGGTCATTTCTTGGCCTAATCATGACCACTTACACAGCTTGGTACCTCACCATTGCATCCCTACTTCATGGCCAG GTCGAGGGCGTTACGCACTCGGGCCCCACCAAGATGGTGTTGTATTTCACCGGAGCCACAAACATTCTATACACATTTGGGGGACATGCTGTGACTGT AGAGATCATGCACGCAATGTGGAAGCCACAGAAGTTCAAGGCCATATATTTATTAGCAACACTCTATGTGTTGACTCTGACCCTCCCATCTGCATCAGCTGTGTATTGGGCTTTTGGAGATTTGCTTCTCAATCACTCCAATGCTTTCTCTCTCCTCCCAAGATCCACATTCAAGGACATTGCCGTAATTTTGATGCTAATTCACCAG TTCATAACATTCGGATTTGCCTGCACACCCTTATACTTCGTGTGGGAGAAGGCCATAGGGTTGCATGAGTGCAAAAGCTTGTGCAAGAGGGCGGCAGCCCGGCTACCCGTGGTGGTGCCGATATGGTTCCTGGCCATCATCTTCCCGTTTTTCGGCCCCATCAACTCCACAGTCGGATCGCTCCTCGTCAGCTTCACCGTCTACATCATCCCAGCCCTCGCCCACATCTTCACCTTCCGATCGGCCGCAGCAAGAGAG AATGCAGTGGAGCAGCCTTCCAAGTATTTTGGGAGATGGGTGGGGGCATATTTGATCAACATATTTGTAGTGGTGTGGGTTTTGATTGTTGGGTTTGGGTTTGGTGGATGGGCCAGTATGACTAATTTCATTCACCAAATCGACACATTTGGGCTTTTCACCAAGTGCTACCAATGCCTCCCTCAGCTACCGCCGCCGCATTCACCCGCTCCTCTGCCGCATCCCATGCCCAACACCACCCATCCGCCACCTCATCACCACGCCCTTTAA